GATGCCATAAATGTAATTTTATCGAAAGATGAAACGTATGGTGATATTTCTCCTGTTCGATTGATGAGTAATGGAATAACCGCATTAGTTTCTATAACTCGTGGCTGTGATAACATGTGTACTTTTTGCGTAGTTCCATTTACCCGCGGTCGTGAAAGGAGTCGTGAGCCACAAAGTATCATGAAAGAAATTCAGGATTTATGGGATAAAGGGTTTAAAGAAATTACTCTTTTAGGACAAAATGTTGACAGTTACCTTTGGTACGGTGGTGGTTTGAAAAAAGATTTTGAAAATGCCTCTGAAATGCAAAAAGCAACAGCAGTAGATTTTGATCAATTACTAGAAATGGTCGCTGAAGGTTTTCCTAAAATGAGAATTCGATTTTCAACATCCAATCCTCAGGATATGCATGAGAGTGTTTTACATGTGATTGCAAAACACAATAATATATGTAAACACATTCACCTGCCTGTTCAATCAGGAAGCAATAGAATTCTAAAAGAAATGAACCGCTTGCACACTCGTGAAGAATACATGACTTTGATTGATAAAATAAGAACCATAATTCCAAACAGTTCTATTTCACAAGATATGATTGCTGGTTTCCCAACTGAGACTGAAGAAGATCATCAAGACACATTGAGTTTAATGGAATATGTGAAATATAATTTTGGTTATATGTATTCGTATTCTGAACGCCCTGGAACTTTGGCTGGAAGAAAAATGGATGACGATGTAACCGAAGAAACTAAAGCCCGAAGATTGCAGGAAATTGTAGACTTACAACAAAAACACGCTTGGTTGCGATCAGAAGAATTTATTGGACAAACGGTAGAAGTCTTAGTTGAAAAAGTTTCGAAAAAATCGACTGAAGAGTTTTCAGGTAGAAATTCGCAGAGTATTACTGTAGTTTTTCCGAAAGAGAATTATAAAATTGGTGATTTTGTAAATGTAAAAATCAATTCTTGTACTAGCGGAACTTTGAAAGGCGAAGCTGTTGGCTTGAGTGAAATGAATTAAAAAAGTTAGCCACAGATTCAAAAGATTCTCACAGATTATTTGAAAATCTTTTAATTATTTAAATCTGTGACAAAAAACAAAAATTACTATTTTACAATATTAAATAATGACAAAAAAACAAATAATCATAGCAATACTTACTTTCATCATAGGATTTGGGGGAACGTTTTATATAATTAGAACCTACTTTCCAAAGCACAAAGTAGAAAAAACGAGTACTGTAAAAGATACTTTGACAAAAAAATAAATTACAAAAGTGAATCGTTTAATTAAATAGAGTTCGATTTTGAACTTGAAAACTTAAACCTCAAAACTTTAAATACAAAATAATGGATACAGTTCAAGCCATAAAACAACGATTTGAAATTATTGGAAATGATCCAAAATTAAATCGTGCCATAGAAAAAGCCATTCAAGTTGCCCCAACCGATATTTCAGTACTGGTTGTAGGTGAAAGTGGTGTAGGTAAAGAAAGTATACCTAAAATAATACATTCGCTATCCCATAGAAAACACGGTAAATATATTGCTGTTAACTGTGGTGCCATTCCTGAAGGAACAATTGATAGTGAACTTTTTGGTCATGAAAAAGGAGCTTTTACGGGAGCAACAAGTACCCGTGAAGGGTATTTTGAAGTGGCTGATGGGGGAACTATTTTCCTAGATGAAGTAGGTGAATTACCATTAACTACCCAAGTGAGATTACTTCGTGTTTTAGAAAATGGCGAATTTATTAAAGTAGGTTCTTCTCAAGTTCAAAAAACAGATGTTCGTATTGTAGCTGCAACCAACGTCAACTTATTTGATGCCATCGAAAAAGGAAAATTTCGTGAAGATTTGTATTACCGTTTAAGTACAGTAGATATTCTTTTACCTCCTTTAAGGGACCGAAAAGATGATATTCATTTATTGTTTAGAAAATTTGCTGCTGATTTTGCTCATAAATATAAAATGCCCCCATTAAAACTAGATGAAAATGCAGTTCAAGTGTTACAAAAATTTCGTTGGAGTGGAAACATCCGTCAATTACGAAATGTAGCGGAACAAATTTCAGTATTAGAAACAAATAGAGACATTTCCGCTCAAACCTTACAATCCTATTTGCCTTCAGAAGGGAGTAACTTACCATCGGTTATTAAAGATAAAAAAGCAGAAAGCGACTTTAGTACCGAAAGAGATATTTTATACAAAGTGCTTTTTGACATGAAAAGTGATTTACATGATTTGAAAAAACTAACTCTAGAATTAATGAAAAGTGGTGCATCAAAAGCACAGGACATCAATCCTTCTTTAATTCAGAAAATATATGGTTCGAAAGAAAATGACAGTGAAATAGACTTTGAAGAAGAACCAAGAACTGCTTTAATTTCCACACCAAATAAAGAAGAACGTTACGAAGAAAATGACGAGAATTATTTGTTTGCGGAGACTATTGAAGAAGAAGAAGTTTTAAGATTGGAACAAAAAGAAATCGAAATGATTAAGAAATCATTAGAAAAAAACAAAGGAAAACGTAAAGCAGCTGCAGATGAACTTGGGATTTCTGAAAGGACATTATACCGAAAAATTAAGCAATTCGACCTTTAAAAAATTAGCAAATAGTAATAGATATTTACAAACTATTTTTTGAATACCTTTGAACCGAGCGTTAGCCAACTAACGTAGCAATTTTTAAATGAAAATGAAAAAACTACACTATACCCTCTTAATCGCTTTACTATTTGCACTTAACAGTTGCTCAGTATATAACTTTACAGGAACTGGAAAAATTGATGCCAAAACATTTCAAGTCAACTTTTTTCAAAATAATGCTGACCTGATTGAACCCGGAATTGACCGTACATTCACACTGGCGCTTCAAGATATTATACAGAATCAAACCAACCTAAATTTAGTGAAAACAGGAGGTGATTTGACATACGAAGGAGAAATTGTAGATTACAGAATAAGCCCAATGACTGCAACAGCGGATCAAAAAGCGTCTCAAAACCGTTTAAAGATTAGAGTAAATGTTCGATTTACAAACAAAAATAAAGAAGTAGATAATTTTGAAAAAACTTTTGAATTTTATTATGATTATCCAGCTACGCAACAATTAGGCGGAGCAACCTTGAGTAATGCTTTAAAAGAAATTTTTGACAGAATAACACAAGATATCTTTAACGAGTCACTAGCTAAGTGGTAGATGAAATTATAATTTCAAATAATTTACAAAACAATACATACAACTGAATAACTATTTATGAACGTAACCGATTATACTTACTTAATTAATAAACCAAATACGATTACAGAAAATCAAACAGAAGCTTTAACAAAAGTGCTGGATGAGTTTCCTTTTTTTCAAAGTGCAAGAGCTTTGCGATTAAAAGGACTGTATAATCAAAATAGTTTTAAGTATAATTTTGCATTAAAAGTTACGGCAGCCCATACAACAGACAGAACCGTTTTATTTGATTTTATCACTTCGGATAGTTTTATTGCGATTCAAAAAGAATTTTATGACAAGAAATCACTTGAGCTTCTTGACATAACTGTAATCGATAGTGAAGTCGTTATTTCAAAAGAAAATTTAAAGATAGAGAAAACACCTATAGAACAATCTATTCTCACTTCTATTAAGAAAGCTTCAAATGAAACTATTGACAGCACAAAAATAGTTGAAGAAAAATTGGCCATAGGCAAGCCTTTGGATTTTTCTAAAAATGAGACACACTCTTTTCAGGAATGGCTTCAGCTTTCTAGAACACAACCTATAATAAGAGAACCCGAAGTCAATAAAACTCCAGAAAACACTGTTCTGGATGAGACAAAAAAGAAAAAAGCAAAACTAATTGACCGCTTTATCGAATCAAGTCCTAAGATTTCACCTGTAAAACATGGAGTACCTTCCACTATTCATATTGACATTAATAAAGACGATAATTCGTCATTAATGACCGAAACTTTGGCAAGAGTCTATTTGGAACAAAAAAAATATCAAAAAGCGATTCAAGCTTATGATATATTAATTTTGAAATATCCAGAAAAAAGTAGTTTCTTTGCAGACCGTATATCGGATATTAAGATTTTACAACAAAACAATAATAATTAAACAATGAGCACATTTTCAATTTTTTTAGTTTTAATCACAATAGTTTGTTTTCTATTGATCGTAGTAATAATGGTTCAAAACCCTAAAGGTGGTGGACTTTCTTCTACATTAGGAGGATCGACTCAAATGGGTGGTGTACAAAAAACAACAGACTTTTTGGACAAGAGTACTTGGACATTAGCTACAATTTTAATTGCATTAATATTACTTTCTAGTTTGAGTTTTACTGGAACATTAAGCGATACTGATTCTAAAATCATTGACAATACACAAACTGCAGCTCCTGCTTCGCCAGTACAAAACACACCTGCACCAACAACACCTGCAAAATAATTTACATTATATAAATATTACTAAGTGCCAGCCTGTCAAAGCTGGCATTTTTTATAAGAAAATGTGTCAGTTATAGCAAGATGGCACAATTTCTGAAATCGTATTAACAATCTATATAAAACAATAAAAACATATAATTATGGCTTTAAACATTAAACCACTTTCAGACCGTGTTCTTATTGAACCAGTTGCTGCTGAAACAAAAACTGCTTCAGGAATTTTCATTCCAGATACTGCAAAAGAGAAACCACAAAAAGGAACTGTTGTTGCTGTAGGAAGCGGAACAAAAGATCACTCCATGACTGTTAAAATTGGTGATTCTGTTCTTTACGGTAAATATGCAGGTACTGAATTAAAATTGGAAGGTAAAGATTACTTGATAATGAGAGAAGATGATATTCTTGCAATAATTTAAATTTTGTTTCAAGTTTGCTTCGCCTGTTCACTATCGTTCGGGTCAGGTTTCAATTTTCGAATCCTAAAATGAAACTTTAAACAAAAAAATTTCAAACATTAAACAAAAAAAATTAAGATGGCAAAAGATATAAAATTTGATATTGAAGCACGTGACGGACTAAAACGTGGTGTAGATGCATTGGCTAATGCAGTAAAAGTGACTCTAGGACCAAAAGGTCGTAATGTAATCATCGGAAAATCTTTTGGTGGACCAAATGTAACTAAAGATGGTGTTACTGTAGCAAAAGAAATTGAATTAAAAGACCCATTAGAAAACATGGGAGCTCAAATGGTTAAAGAAGTCGCTTCTAAAACTAATGATTTAGCTGGAGACGGTACTACAACTGCAACAGTTTTAGCACAAGCTATTGTAAAAGAAGGCTTAAAAAACGTTGCTGCAGGTGCAAATCCAATGGATTTGAAACGCGGTATTGACAAAGCTGTTGAGGCCATTGTTGCTGACTTAGCAAAACAATCAAAAGTAGTAGGTACTGATTCTGAAAAAATCAAACAAATCGCTTCTATTTCTGCTAATAATGACGAAGTAATTGGTGAATTGATTGCTACTGCTTTTGCAAAAGTAGGAAAAGAAGGTGTTATCACAGTTGAAGAAGCTAAAGGAACTGATACTTATGT
The Flavobacterium sp. WC2421 genome window above contains:
- the miaB gene encoding tRNA (N6-isopentenyl adenosine(37)-C2)-methylthiotransferase MiaB, whose protein sequence is MEKIIEESKQGESLVLENKPENTKKLFIESYGCAMNFSDSEIVASILSVNGYNTTQVLEEADLVLVNTCSIRDKAEQTVRKRLEKYNAVKRINPKMKVGVLGCMAERLKSQFLEEEKIVDLVVGPDAYKDLPNLLAEVEEGRDAINVILSKDETYGDISPVRLMSNGITALVSITRGCDNMCTFCVVPFTRGRERSREPQSIMKEIQDLWDKGFKEITLLGQNVDSYLWYGGGLKKDFENASEMQKATAVDFDQLLEMVAEGFPKMRIRFSTSNPQDMHESVLHVIAKHNNICKHIHLPVQSGSNRILKEMNRLHTREEYMTLIDKIRTIIPNSSISQDMIAGFPTETEEDHQDTLSLMEYVKYNFGYMYSYSERPGTLAGRKMDDDVTEETKARRLQEIVDLQQKHAWLRSEEFIGQTVEVLVEKVSKKSTEEFSGRNSQSITVVFPKENYKIGDFVNVKINSCTSGTLKGEAVGLSEMN
- a CDS encoding sigma-54 interaction domain-containing protein, translated to MDTVQAIKQRFEIIGNDPKLNRAIEKAIQVAPTDISVLVVGESGVGKESIPKIIHSLSHRKHGKYIAVNCGAIPEGTIDSELFGHEKGAFTGATSTREGYFEVADGGTIFLDEVGELPLTTQVRLLRVLENGEFIKVGSSQVQKTDVRIVAATNVNLFDAIEKGKFREDLYYRLSTVDILLPPLRDRKDDIHLLFRKFAADFAHKYKMPPLKLDENAVQVLQKFRWSGNIRQLRNVAEQISVLETNRDISAQTLQSYLPSEGSNLPSVIKDKKAESDFSTERDILYKVLFDMKSDLHDLKKLTLELMKSGASKAQDINPSLIQKIYGSKENDSEIDFEEEPRTALISTPNKEERYEENDENYLFAETIEEEEVLRLEQKEIEMIKKSLEKNKGKRKAAADELGISERTLYRKIKQFDL
- a CDS encoding LptE family protein translates to MKKLHYTLLIALLFALNSCSVYNFTGTGKIDAKTFQVNFFQNNADLIEPGIDRTFTLALQDIIQNQTNLNLVKTGGDLTYEGEIVDYRISPMTATADQKASQNRLKIRVNVRFTNKNKEVDNFEKTFEFYYDYPATQQLGGATLSNALKEIFDRITQDIFNESLAKW
- a CDS encoding tetratricopeptide repeat protein — translated: MNVTDYTYLINKPNTITENQTEALTKVLDEFPFFQSARALRLKGLYNQNSFKYNFALKVTAAHTTDRTVLFDFITSDSFIAIQKEFYDKKSLELLDITVIDSEVVISKENLKIEKTPIEQSILTSIKKASNETIDSTKIVEEKLAIGKPLDFSKNETHSFQEWLQLSRTQPIIREPEVNKTPENTVLDETKKKKAKLIDRFIESSPKISPVKHGVPSTIHIDINKDDNSSLMTETLARVYLEQKKYQKAIQAYDILILKYPEKSSFFADRISDIKILQQNNNN
- the secG gene encoding preprotein translocase subunit SecG; translated protein: MSTFSIFLVLITIVCFLLIVVIMVQNPKGGGLSSTLGGSTQMGGVQKTTDFLDKSTWTLATILIALILLSSLSFTGTLSDTDSKIIDNTQTAAPASPVQNTPAPTTPAK
- the groES gene encoding co-chaperone GroES, with product MALNIKPLSDRVLIEPVAAETKTASGIFIPDTAKEKPQKGTVVAVGSGTKDHSMTVKIGDSVLYGKYAGTELKLEGKDYLIMREDDILAII